From the genome of Pelosinus fermentans DSM 17108:
AAAGGCTAAAAAGGCATCGAAGAAGGAAAAGGCAAAGGCCAAGGCCAAGGAAATAAAGGAACTCTATAAAAAGATGTCTTATCAATACATACATATTCAATTTGATTCTAAAAATTTTAGATACAAAGCTCTAGAATCCTATTACTATGATAAAGATTCCCAGCTTATTTCTAGAGATACAAACTCATCTGACTGGGTTGCAGTTCCTGTTGATTCAACAGAAGCACAAATTATGAAAAATATGACAGACTATATTCAAAATAATATTGAATATGTCACGATGAAGTAAAGCTAAAGAGTAGTGAGGTAAAGGCAGTAGATAGTTGGGAGGGAATTTAGTTGAAAAAAAAAATAATAACTTTTATATCTTTCCTTTTACTCAACATGAATAGTGTATCTGCCACGCCGATCAATGATCTGGAAAGAGAAGATACGGCTGTTGGTGTCATTAGCGGCAGCAAGAATAGTATGTACTATATGGAAATGCAAACTACGGATAATCTGATTCTTGGTATTTCTTACCGTGACTTAAGAGATGACAAGAGTGCAACGGATTATTATGCCCAGATTAGAACGGATAATGAAACATTGAGAGTGATCGTTGGAAATCGAATTTCTGACTCTCATTCCAAAGGATATTTGGGTGGAGCCGTACAGAGGGAATTAGCTGATGATCTAGAAGGCTACGCTTCTTTAATTGCTGGAAATGGACTACAAGAACTGCAGCTGGGTGCTAACTATCGATTGACGGATACCAGTGATCTAAATATCAATTTGTCCACTCTTTCTGGTAATAAATCCAGTATTGGCATAGGTGTTAGTTGTAAATTTTAATCCAGACTCCTAGTCGTTATTAACTCCCACTGACAGCAGGTGGGAGTTTTTATTATGGGATATTTTAACTTCGTGTCCTTCGTATTCTTCGCGTCTTCGCGGTTCAAAAGATTTTATTTTTTAGAAGCGAAACGTTTTTCTTATGGGAATGTGAGATAGAATATCCTAAATCGATAATCAATACTCGGTATATATATGGTTACTATGATACTAATAAGTTGGTACTTGTCAAAGAGTATTCTATTACTTATCATTATAGTAGCAGATACTGGGAATAATGAAATTAGAAAACCATATTTCATAAGGGGGATTTATCGATGTCCTATTTACTTAAACCTTTACAGGCAGGATCGCTGGCATTGGCGAATCGCTTAGTAATGCCTCCTATGGCTACGGCAAAAGCTGGAGCTGATGGGAGCGTAAGTCAGGATGTATTAGACTACTATGCAGAAAAAACGGAGGGCGGTTACTTACCCCTAGTTATTATTGAGCATAGTTTTATTCATCTAACAGGAAAGGCTAGTGAACGCCAACTGTCCATTGCTGATGACAAGGCCATTCCAGGATATAAGAAATTAGCAGATGCCATTCATCGTAATGGCGCAAAAGGAATCGTACAAATCAATCATGCAGGCAGTGCTGCTGATCAGGAGGTAACGGGAAAGGCTCCAGTAGGACCGTCAGCGATAGCCAATCCGCGGAAAGGAACGATCATACCTCATGAACTGACTGCACAGGAGATTCGCGAGCTTGCAGCTGACTTTCAACATGCTGCCCGTCGGGTCAAAGAAGCTGGATTTGATGGTGTAGAAATTCACTCTGCTCATGGATATCTTCTGAATCAATTTTTTTCTCCCTTGACGAACCAACGTAAGGATGAATATGGTGGAACAGTACTAAAGCGCATTCGTATTCATCTGGAGGTTATTGCTGCAGTTCGGGAAGTTGTAGGAAAGGACTATCCAATTTTATTGCGCTTAGGGGCATCCGACTTTACTGCTGGAGGAAGCACTATTGAAGACAGTATTGCCGCAGTACAGGAATTTGAAAAGGCGGGTGTAGATATTCTTGATATTTCCGGCGGATTTTGCGGGTATACTATACCAGATGGCAGCAACGAGCAAGGATATTTTTCTCCATTGACAGCCGCAATCAAAAAAGTTGTATCCATACCAGTTATCCTTACCGGGGGGATTACTCAGGCACAAGCTGCAGAGGAGCTGCTGGCTGAAGGAAAAGCCGATTTGATTGGCGTGGGCCGGGCCGTACTGAAAGATTCCAATTGGGCACAGCAGGCTGTAAATAGCCTTTTATAAATACATCCAAGATCATAAAAGAAGATCCTGCATCCTTGCAGGGTCTCTTTTTAGTTAGAAAGTATAATTTTCATTGATGGAAAAAGATGAGATTTTATGAATCACTAAGGCACAATGCCGCTGATGCGGCACACAAAGGAGAGCACAAAAAAATATAAATAAAGCCCATTGTATCCTTTGCGCCTTTGTGGTTCGGTCCGTTTTATATGTTCTAAAAGCTATATTTAATATTCATATTTTCTTACGAATGGTAGTACTATTAATAAGCGACTGTCATAAGGACAACGGCATTTGCTTAGAAAAGAAAGGAGTGAGGACAAATGACAGTACCCGATACAATGGAGGGTGCCTATATCTTAAGTGTGATTGATTTTCTCTTAAGTTTTGTAATTATCTGGGGTATGAGTCTGGTATTATATATTTTCCCGTATTTAAATAAACTGGGACACCTGGATGATAGTAAATTAAGGGGCGGGCATTAGAACGAAATTCGGTTGAAGATATATTAGGGGGAACATACATGTTTCAGCAAATCCTATCTCTCATGGGAAATCTTGCAGAACAGACTGGACTGGCCCAAATTTGGTGGGGCAATATTTTCATGATCTTTGTAGGCGCAATACTTGTCTATTTAGCACTTTATCGAAAATATGAGCCATTTTTGTTACTGGGAATTGGATTTTCGTGCATTGTTGCCAACGTCCCAGGATCGGATCTTACCCAGCCTGGAGGATTGTTTTATTATGCGTATCAGGGGGTAGAACTGGTCATTATACCCCCTCTTATTTTTTTAGGCGTAGGTGCGATGACTGATTTTGGCCCCATGATTGCAAATCCTAGTTTAATGATTCTTGGCGCAGCCGCTCATTTAGGAATTTTTATTGCTCTGATTGGTGCAAAAGCACTTGGCTTCACATTAGCTGAAGCTGGTGCAATCGGCATTATTGGTGGCGCTGACGGTCCTATGGCGATCTTTGTTACTATGAAGCTTGCGCCCCATCTGCTGCCGCAAATTGCTGTGGCTGCCTATTCCTATATGGCTTTGATGCCCCTTATTCAGCCGCCTATCATGAAATTGCTGACTTCCCCGGCAGAACGGCAGATTGTTATGGTGCAGAGCCGCAAAGTGAGCCGCTTGGAGAAAATCTGTTTTCCTTTCGTTATGGCGATCATTGTGAATCTTTTGCTGCCGCCAGTTGCTCCATTGATCACGATGCTCATGTTGGGCAATATGCTGCGGGAAGTACTATTGGTTGACCGTTTGGCAAGTACGGCAGCCAATGATCTAATGAATGTAATTACCATTACGTTGACGGTAGCTGTCGGATCAACCATGGAGGCAGATAAGTTCTTGAATATAAAAACGCTGCAGATTATTGTTCTTGGATTAATTGCCTTTATCGGAGGGACTGCCTCAGGGGTAATTGGTGCGAAAATTATGAATTGGTTCAGCGGTGGGAAGATCAATCCACTGATCGGCTCTGCGGGCATTGCTTCTGTACCCATTGCAGCCCGGGTTTCTCACGTGGTAGGGTTACAAGAAAATCCTTACAATTTTTTAATCATGCATGCGATGGGGCCCAATCTTGCAGGTGTTTTTGGTACCGCGATATCTGGCGGTATCATGCTAGCGCTTATTGGCGTTAAATAAGAAGCTTTCTAAAATAAAAGGCAGGTGGAAATCATAAATACAACAGCATTTGTTTTGGCATTGGTGGTAACTTTAGGCTATTATTTCTTTTCTGCATATAGAGAAAAAAGATAAAGGGAGCGGTATAGATGATGTGGCTGGTATTAGCCATTTTTGTAATCTGTGTGATCGTAGTATTGCGGAAAAATAGGTCACAGAAAGAAATTGTCATGCAGCCCAATCATGGGCATCATGGAATTCTAGCAGCGTCTGCTAGTACTGAGGCAGATGTGGAAGATGAGTATATCATTGCCGCCATTACAGCAGCCATTCATGAATTTACTGGCTCAGGAGAATTTGAAGTGGTGAGGATTAGGCCGACTGCACAAAATTGGATACTAACGGGTCGGCAGAATCTACTTGCAAATCGCTAAGGTATAGAAAAAGGGACACCAACCCATAAATATTGGAGGCGGATTATGACGAACTATACGATAGTGGTAAATGGAAGATCCTATGATGTTACTGTACAGAAAAAAAAGACGTCTGCTGACGAACTCGTGAGTACTGGTAAAACGGCTGCTCCTATCCCAGCAGCCCAGCCAGCTTTGCCAGCTGGTGATGAAGGCGAAAAGATTACAGCGCCAATGCCAGGTAAGATCATTGAAATACATGTACGTCTGGGAGAACGTGTTAAGAAAGGGCAAGCCTTATTAATTATGGAAGCAATGAAAATGCATAATCCAATTCTTGCAGCGAATGATGGTACGATTAGTAAGTTATTTGTCAAAGTGAATGATTCAGTGCAAAGTGGCCAGCCCTTACTATCCATTGGAACGTAATAGCAAAAACCGCTCCGAGGCATTAGCTAAAGAGCGGTTTTTTTATAAAGTTTTGTAAGTGCAAAAACATAAAAAAATTATGAACCACAAAGGCACAATGTCGCTGCTGCGGCACACAAAGGAGAGCACAAAAAATATAAATATCCCCCTTTGTGTCCTTTGTGCCTTTGTGGTTCAATTCGTTTATATGTTTAAAAGACTCGAAGCGTTTTTCTTAATCTTTGGTACCCGTTTATCCTGTTAGGACAATCGATTATTGATACGCTGGTCTGCTTTTTCAAAAAGACGCTTGCGATTGACGACAGCCCGCTGGTGCCGCCCACGGCCAACTTCGCCATAATCATCAGAGGCTACGATATCAAATATCAGATTTTCGCCGTTAATTTCAACGAGGGTAGATTTTACCCGCAGAGTCATACCCATGCAGGTGGGGGCATCGTGAGTAAACTCAAATGAGGTTCCTACCGTTGTAAAGCCTTCTGGGAGACGATTTTCTACTGTTGCAATTGATGCATCAATCATTAAAGAAACAAATGCAGGAGTGGCAATCAAGGTCCCTAGTGAGCCTCTGCCATAACGTGTGGCAGTATCAGACTCATCCACTAATTTCTGAACCGTATTATTCATACCCGGCAGTAAGGTACTTCTCAAGTCAAACATATGGATAGCCTCCCTTTTATATATGATAGAGAAAGAACTATAAATCTATTATATAGCAAAACACATTAATATTCCAATATATGTAAGATGTATACATCAAGAAGTAAAAACAAAAAATTCCAATAGAGTATACACTAGCTTAATAATAAGAGGAAATATAGAGAATTATGGAAGGAATGCAGGGATTAACGTGGAATAGAAACAGCTGTTGATATTAAGCTTTCTCATGATGAAATTAAAAAACTGGACCAAGCAAGTGACTATTAGGAAAAGAATGATATAATAACAGCATGATCACAAAAGAAGCTACTTATATTTAAAAAACATAAGTAGTTTTTTGCTGCTATATAAAAATACGTCCAAGAATATAGGCCATTTTGCTATTATTTGAAATAATAATATAAATAAAAAGGATAAGGTGAGGGGATGAAGTGGAAATTGTAATCATCAGCTTACTGGCAGGTTGTTTATTGGGGGCTAGTAATATCATTTCTGAAAAATGGATTGGGCATTTGGATCAAATCGTAATGGCAATTGTTTTTGTTTTATTAATTGCTGTTGGTATTGGAATTGGCAGCAATCGAGAGCTCATTGGAAACTTAACGCTGTTAGGCTACAAAGCAATGGTGATCGCAGGTTTAAGTACGATTGGCAGTGTGCTGGCATTATGGTTTGCCGTTCTAAAAGTAGATTTTTTTCAACATCACAAGAAAGAGGAAGGGCAAGTATGAAAATGATTAGCTGTATTGTGGCAGCAGTTTTGGCAGGCATTGCTCTTGGATGGATGCTGCCTTCTTTGATGAACCCCGAGGTGTTGGATCAGGTAATCACCTATGTATTGGCGGTTATGCTATTTGGTGTAGGGATCAGCATAGGATATAATCGCCGGGAGTTGGTAAAAATAAAAGCAGTTGGCTGGCGTATTGTAATAGTACCAGCAGCGATTGCGGGAGGAAGTCTTTTGGGAGCTTCGATTGCCAGCATGTTTTTAAATATGTCCTTAAAAGAAGTGTTGGTTGTTGGGGCGGGATTTGGCTGGTATAGTTTATCCAGTGTGCTCATTACGCAGCTTTATAGTGCGGAGTTAGGGGCTATCGCATTTTTGGCCAATGTTTTTCGTGAATTAATGGCATTTGTCTTAATTCCCTTTTTGGCCATTCATATTGGTAAGATTGTAGCGATCGCTCCCGGCGGTGCGACAACCATGGATTCTACCTTGCCGATTATTGCCAAGATGACGGATACACCAACGGCAATGATTGCCTTTGTAAGCGGTTTAATATTAACAACAATGGTTCCATTTCTGATTCCCTTATTATTGGCGATTTATTAAAGTAAGTGTGTCTTTTTAAATAAAAAAGCTGGGGAAGCGCGGACCCAAAGATACCTAAAAATTGCTCTAGAGTGAGATGACTCTGGGGCTTTTTTTGTCTATTCATTAAATGAAAAAAGTCATGCAATAAATTGGCTGTTATTTCGTCATGTATAATAGTGGTACAATAGGAAAGAGGAGTAATGTTGTACGAATCATAGAATTCTGGCTAGGTTGGGGGGAATTCAAATGCTATGTATAAACAAGAGAATGATGTAGTCGAGATCATTGTTAAAGAGCAGAAGAATTTCTTGCAATATGTTCGACGCAGAATAAAAAATATTTCAGATATGGATGCAGAAGACATTGTAGCCGATGTAGTATTTAATGTATATAACAAAGTGGATATCCAACACCATATAGAAAATATTCTCGCATATATGTATCGTTCCATTAAGAACAAGATGATTGATTATCTTCGGCAGCCTTCTAAGCCAATTTCGCTGCATCAATCCGACGAAGCTTCGGGTAGAACTATATTAGAATGCATCGTAGATGCGAGTGCTGATATTGATACAAAGATGCAGCAAGAAGAATTGCAGAACCAATTGTATGGAGCACTTATGAAACTTGAGCCTAAGCAGCGTGCAGTGTGGATTGCCACTGAAATAGAAGGCTATACATTTAAAGAGCTGGCGGCTAAATGGGAAGAGCCCATTGGGACATTGTTGTCCCGAAAAAGCAGAGCAACCAAAATACTGCGAAAGTTACTCAAAGATAACGTATAAGGAGGAATCAATATGCAGGCGGATAATAATCCATGTATAGCAGGGGGGAAGCTGCTCGTAATTCATGTTTTCGCAGGTATCATCATGGCTTTTGCTTTTGGTCTTATTTTTGGCTATTTT
Proteins encoded in this window:
- a CDS encoding NADH:flavin oxidoreductase, with protein sequence MSYLLKPLQAGSLALANRLVMPPMATAKAGADGSVSQDVLDYYAEKTEGGYLPLVIIEHSFIHLTGKASERQLSIADDKAIPGYKKLADAIHRNGAKGIVQINHAGSAADQEVTGKAPVGPSAIANPRKGTIIPHELTAQEIRELAADFQHAARRVKEAGFDGVEIHSAHGYLLNQFFSPLTNQRKDEYGGTVLKRIRIHLEVIAAVREVVGKDYPILLRLGASDFTAGGSTIEDSIAAVQEFEKAGVDILDISGGFCGYTIPDGSNEQGYFSPLTAAIKKVVSIPVILTGGITQAQAAEELLAEGKADLIGVGRAVLKDSNWAQQAVNSLL
- a CDS encoding RNA polymerase sigma factor translates to MYKQENDVVEIIVKEQKNFLQYVRRRIKNISDMDAEDIVADVVFNVYNKVDIQHHIENILAYMYRSIKNKMIDYLRQPSKPISLHQSDEASGRTILECIVDASADIDTKMQQEELQNQLYGALMKLEPKQRAVWIATEIEGYTFKELAAKWEEPIGTLLSRKSRATKILRKLLKDNV
- a CDS encoding sodium ion-translocating decarboxylase subunit beta; this translates as MFQQILSLMGNLAEQTGLAQIWWGNIFMIFVGAILVYLALYRKYEPFLLLGIGFSCIVANVPGSDLTQPGGLFYYAYQGVELVIIPPLIFLGVGAMTDFGPMIANPSLMILGAAAHLGIFIALIGAKALGFTLAEAGAIGIIGGADGPMAIFVTMKLAPHLLPQIAVAAYSYMALMPLIQPPIMKLLTSPAERQIVMVQSRKVSRLEKICFPFVMAIIVNLLLPPVAPLITMLMLGNMLREVLLVDRLASTAANDLMNVITITLTVAVGSTMEADKFLNIKTLQIIVLGLIAFIGGTASGVIGAKIMNWFSGGKINPLIGSAGIASVPIAARVSHVVGLQENPYNFLIMHAMGPNLAGVFGTAISGGIMLALIGVK
- a CDS encoding LysO family transporter, giving the protein MEIVIISLLAGCLLGASNIISEKWIGHLDQIVMAIVFVLLIAVGIGIGSNRELIGNLTLLGYKAMVIAGLSTIGSVLALWFAVLKVDFFQHHKKEEGQV
- a CDS encoding acetyl-CoA carboxylase biotin carboxyl carrier protein subunit; translated protein: MTNYTIVVNGRSYDVTVQKKKTSADELVSTGKTAAPIPAAQPALPAGDEGEKITAPMPGKIIEIHVRLGERVKKGQALLIMEAMKMHNPILAANDGTISKLFVKVNDSVQSGQPLLSIGT
- a CDS encoding thioesterase family protein → MFDLRSTLLPGMNNTVQKLVDESDTATRYGRGSLGTLIATPAFVSLMIDASIATVENRLPEGFTTVGTSFEFTHDAPTCMGMTLRVKSTLVEINGENLIFDIVASDDYGEVGRGRHQRAVVNRKRLFEKADQRINNRLS
- a CDS encoding lysine exporter LysO family protein; translated protein: MKMISCIVAAVLAGIALGWMLPSLMNPEVLDQVITYVLAVMLFGVGISIGYNRRELVKIKAVGWRIVIVPAAIAGGSLLGASIASMFLNMSLKEVLVVGAGFGWYSLSSVLITQLYSAELGAIAFLANVFRELMAFVLIPFLAIHIGKIVAIAPGGATTMDSTLPIIAKMTDTPTAMIAFVSGLILTTMVPFLIPLLLAIY